A region of uncultured Carboxylicivirga sp. DNA encodes the following proteins:
- the rho gene encoding transcription termination factor Rho: MYDILELNKKLLADLRQIAKELNVKRVESFKKQDLIYKILDEQAIQVTENKKPVKKEKVIDKKPRNKRPRTQRADTGLVASSVSSKVAEAASSMSEEPKKVIPEEKKVEEPKVEIEVKTEKPVIEEKVEVVEEKKEEVVAKEEPVKEVPLKELKKREGKERPEKAERPVRDNRNQENRNQENRSQDDQPGRKWQDKNKERRQFDRKDDKAYEFEGIISASGVLEIMPDGYGFLRSSDYNYLNSPDDIYVSQSQIKLFGLKTGDTVLGSIRPPKEGEKYFPLIKVELINGRTPAIVRDRVQFDHLTPIFPNEKFNLTDGAKASLSSRVVDMFSPIGKGQRGLIVAQPKTGKTVLLKDIANAIASNHPEVYMIILLIDERPEEVTDMARSVNAEVVSSTFDEPAERHVKVANIVLEKAKRMVECGHDVVILLDSITRLARAYNTVSPASGKVLSGGVDANALHRPKRFFGAARNIENGGSLTIIATALTETGSKMDEVIFEEFKGTGNMELQLDRRLSNKRIFPAVDVNLSSTRREDLLMDPEFMNRIWILRNYLSDMTPVEAMEFLHDRMQKTNSNEEFLISMNDN; this comes from the coding sequence ATGTACGATATTTTAGAGCTTAATAAAAAGCTACTTGCCGATTTACGACAAATTGCTAAAGAACTTAATGTAAAACGAGTTGAGTCGTTTAAGAAACAGGATCTTATTTATAAGATCCTTGATGAACAGGCTATTCAGGTAACTGAAAATAAGAAGCCGGTTAAAAAAGAAAAGGTTATTGATAAAAAACCTCGTAACAAACGTCCAAGAACCCAGCGTGCCGATACCGGTTTGGTGGCGTCTTCAGTATCTTCAAAAGTGGCTGAGGCAGCCAGTTCTATGAGTGAAGAACCTAAAAAGGTTATTCCTGAAGAAAAGAAAGTGGAAGAGCCAAAGGTGGAGATTGAAGTGAAGACTGAAAAACCAGTCATTGAAGAGAAGGTTGAGGTTGTAGAGGAAAAAAAGGAAGAGGTTGTTGCGAAAGAAGAGCCAGTTAAAGAAGTTCCTTTAAAAGAGCTTAAAAAACGTGAAGGAAAAGAACGTCCGGAGAAGGCTGAGCGTCCTGTTCGAGACAATCGTAACCAGGAAAATCGCAACCAGGAAAATCGTAGCCAGGATGACCAACCTGGAAGAAAATGGCAGGATAAAAACAAAGAGCGTCGCCAGTTCGATCGTAAAGATGACAAGGCTTATGAGTTCGAGGGTATAATATCTGCTTCAGGAGTGTTGGAAATCATGCCTGATGGTTATGGATTTCTTCGCTCGTCGGATTACAACTATCTGAATTCACCTGATGATATTTATGTCTCTCAGTCTCAGATCAAACTTTTTGGTTTAAAAACAGGTGATACTGTTTTAGGATCTATCCGCCCTCCTAAGGAAGGAGAGAAATATTTTCCATTAATAAAAGTTGAGTTGATTAACGGCAGAACCCCTGCTATTGTGCGCGACCGTGTTCAATTTGATCACTTAACTCCTATCTTTCCTAATGAGAAATTTAATCTTACAGATGGAGCAAAAGCAAGTCTTTCTTCACGTGTTGTGGATATGTTTTCTCCAATTGGTAAAGGTCAGCGTGGTTTAATTGTTGCTCAGCCTAAAACAGGTAAAACTGTATTATTAAAGGATATTGCAAATGCTATTGCTTCCAATCATCCTGAGGTTTATATGATCATCCTTTTGATCGATGAGCGTCCGGAAGAAGTAACTGACATGGCTCGTAGTGTGAATGCTGAAGTTGTTTCTTCAACTTTTGATGAGCCTGCTGAGCGTCATGTAAAAGTTGCGAACATTGTACTTGAGAAAGCAAAGCGTATGGTAGAATGTGGTCACGATGTTGTGATTCTTTTAGATTCAATTACCCGTCTGGCTCGTGCTTATAACACGGTTTCTCCTGCATCTGGCAAAGTGTTGTCGGGTGGTGTTGATGCTAACGCTTTACACCGACCAAAACGATTCTTTGGTGCAGCGCGTAATATCGAAAATGGCGGATCTTTAACCATTATCGCTACTGCATTAACCGAAACAGGTTCGAAGATGGATGAAGTTATTTTTGAGGAATTTAAAGGTACTGGTAATATGGAACTTCAGTTGGATCGTCGTTTGTCGAACAAGCGTATTTTCCCTGCTGTAGACGTAAACTTGTCAAGTACCCGTCGCGAAGATTTGTTAATGGATCCGGAATTTATGAATCGTATCTGGATATTGCGTAACTACCTGTCGGATATGACACCGGTAGAAGCAATGGAATTTTTGCACGATCGTATGCAGAAGACAAATTCTAATGAAGAATTTCTGATTTCAATGAATGATAATTAA